One genomic region from Mastacembelus armatus chromosome 21, fMasArm1.2, whole genome shotgun sequence encodes:
- the fancb gene encoding Fanconi anemia group B protein, which translates to MEILYRNPHRLSLCGNIIVFDCKTATNDSEKSELLFCSFSFDRPDNTFLKAADGAAVISRKTAAHVDVVKCNCAVDVQKRVTVPCVLVTKKSKKGQTFQYSLLTLNSSNRLEPRVEFKLPYQMRENVSILQGPTVLWTHAGNVFYTSLKAGEVRQIPIQWCHCVVGELPLGKGQVFVLGLQKLSEQCSDNQSTGQALGCFVENGQVFDCTMILPHPYICITRCLMVLSADKVDDVLKSSVVAATSNRQLVYFENGVVKDTCQLPFEQPEDIQMVNTGRNGCLFVISFQQGHVCAVWKETFQIASHWSGVSSVHVDDFLGCGTDQMLLVFNDQCVTGPQLDHFFLSDLCGISYSRGQDSGGPKKSSPPPPENYLLTLQALESRLQSGLAVLQELHRELGVKERVLQQSVQVLTDVVSEREPVLTHPEQEGLIALWDCDDESKNEALDDRTQDMPAVSSKPQVDKLWHRFTEDRMVVGVILTTDSSEPVASVSLSILTEMGQSSMPAVIQTQSQVFWLHAPCPSSSSSSSSSSSAFTFLEPPAKRRKPHDAGRPSDLNTCRLAVTAVTRLTPLLNSGFVKCRVMLHYIQRQDAFSLVSNPTPVFLHCGDVELDIQRDFHTELLKTPELKTDEVKEDLLSLLAALTRWIFTIDSPDHSLGDIGGWIQKRVDCKRIEVSPEYLLLNSSGSSTVMLLRWHQITPFQGELYIHSCQLQMLKFLNSLLSYLPESCSIHPVKGTRGDGAAQIFSLALEKEVTSLIEGTSTLLCEKEADEKRKSLGHDETPEPGSEDGLQRCREVWQQNVERSRIRLSPLLDVGRYREMTRSMSKVQLNGDLATLLEIQRTLLR; encoded by the exons ATGGAGATATTGTATCGAAATCCCCACCGGCTTTCCCTCTGTGGAAATATAATCGTGTTTGActgtaaaacagccacaaatGACTCCGAGAAAAGCGAGTTACTATTCTGTAGTTTTTCATTTGACCGGCCAGACAACACGTTCCTGAAAGCAGCTGATGGAGCAGCTGTGATCAGCAGGAAAACAGCCGCACATGTGGATGTTGTGAAATGTAACTGCGCCGTAGACGTTCAGAAGAGAGTCACCGTACCTTGTGTTTTAGTAACAAAGAAGAGTAAAAAAGGACAGACCTTCCAGTATAGTCTGCTCACACTGAACAGCTCAAACCGACTGGAGCCACGTGTTGAATTTAAACTCCCTTATCAAATGAGGGAGAATGTGTCCATCCTGCAGGGCCCCACAGTGCTGTGGACCCATGCAGGTAATGTCTTCTACACGTCTCTGAAGGCAGGGGAGGTGAGACAGATACCCATTCAGTGGTGCCACTGTGTTGTTGGAGAACTTCCCCTTGGCAAAGGACAGGTATTTGTTCTCGGATTGCAGAAGTTATCAGAACAGTGCTCGGACAACCAATCCACAGGCCAAGCCCTGGGCTGTTTTGTTGAGAATGGACAAGTGTTTGATTGCACTATGATTTTACCACACCCCTACATTTGCATCACACGGTGCCTCATGGTGCTCTCAGCTGACAAAGTGGACGATGTGTTGAAATCTTCTGTGGTAGCAGCAACCTCTAATAGGCAGCTAGTTTATTTTGAGAATGGCGTCGTGAAAGACACATGCCAGCTCCCCTTTGAGCAGCCTGAAGATATTCAGATGGTCAACACTGGAAGGAATGGATGCCTGTTTGTCATATCATTTCAACAGGGCCATGTTTGCGCTGTATGGAAGGAAACATTTCAG ATAGCCTCCCACTGGTCAGGTGTCAGCTCTGTTCATGTAGATGACTTCCTGGGATGTGGAACAGACCAGATGCTGTTGGTTTTTAACGATCAATGTGTAACAGGACCACAACTGGAtcatttcttcctctctgacCTTTGTGGCATTTCATACTCT CGTGGCCAAGACAGTGGAGGACCAAAGAAATCTTCTCCCCCACCACCAGAAAACTATCTTCTTACTCTTCAAGCTTTAGAGTCCCGACTACAG AGTGGTTTGGCAGTGCTTCAAGAGCTTCACAGAGAACTGGGAGTGAAGGAAAGAGTTTTACAGCAGTCTGTTCAAGTCCTTACTGATGTGGTCTCAGAAAGAGAACCTGTTCTCACACATCCAGAGCAG GAAGGCCTCATTGCTCTGTGGGACTGTGATGATGAGTCAAAGAATGAGGCCTTGGATGACAGGACACAAGACATGCCAGCAGTGTCTTCAAAACCTCAAGTTGACAAGTTGTGGCATCGCTTCACTGAAGATCGAATGGTTGTGGGAGTGATACTAACTACTGACAGCTCTGA ACCAGTGGCCAGTGTGAGCTTATCCATCCTGACAGAGATGGGCCAGAGCTCAATGCCCGCAGTCATCCAGACTCAGAGCCAAGTGTTCTGGCTCCACGCACCCTgcccttcatcatcatcatcctcctcctcctcctcctctgcattCACATTCCTAGAGCCCCCAGCCAAAAGAAGGAAGCCACACGACGCCGGCAGACCCAGTGATCTCAACACATGCAGACTGGCTGTGACTGCTGTGACCAGGCTGACACCTCTGTTGAACTCTGGCTTTGTCAAGTGCCGTGTCATGCTCCATTACATCCAGAGACAAGATGCTTTTTCCCTCGTGAGCAACCCAACACCAGTTTTCCTGCATTGTGGTGATGTTGAGTTAGACATTCAAAGAGATTTCCATACCGAATTGTTGAAAACCCCTGAACTCAAAACAG ATGAGGTTAAAGAGGACTTGCTGAGTTTGTTGGCAGCGTTGACGCGCTGGATATTCACCATAGACTCTCCTGATCACAGCTTAGGTGATATAGGTGGCTGGATTCAGAAAAGAGTGGACTGTAAGAGGATAGAAGTCAGCCCAGAATATCTACTATTAAATTCTTCGGGATCATCTACTGTCATGCTGCTGCGCTGGCATCAGATAACCCCTTTCCAGGGGGAATTGTATATCCACTCCtg CCAGTTACAGATGCTGAAGTTCCTGAACTCCCTGTTGTCTTACCTCCCTGAGTCCTGCTCCATCCATCCTGTCAAAGGTACAAGAGGAGATGGTGCCGCTCAGATATTTTCTTTAGCATTGGAAAAAGAGGTGACATCACTCATAGAGGGTACTTCAACGCTTCTTTGTGAAAAAGAGGCAGATGAGAAGAGGAAAAGCCTCGGACATGATGAGACCCCTGAGCCAGGTTCTGAGGACGGGCTCCAGAGATGTAGAGAGGTGTGGCAGCAGAATGTGGAGAGGAGTAGGATAAGGCTGAGCCCATTATTGGATGTGGGGAGATATCGCGAGATGACCCGAAGTATGTCAAAAGTCCAGCTCAATGGGGATTTGGCAACTCTTTTAGAAATCCAGAGAACTTTGCTGAGGTAA
- the mospd2 gene encoding motile sperm domain-containing protein 2, protein MAELDQHEGEQDLEKKIEETRQRFKNEFLQDSTEKYDSRDVERLQKDDALVEGYLTWRLHVVDEALKMIDESFQWRKEFGVNDLSENSIPKWMFETGAVYLHGYDKEGNKLFWFKVKLHIKDAKTILDKKKYVAFWLERYAKKEPGMPLTVVFDMSESGLSNIDMDFVNYVINCFKVYYPKFLSKMIIVDMPWIMNAAWRIVKSWLGPEAISKLKFASKAEVQTFIDPEYLPPYLGGTDPFKYSYPPLPDDDFQTPICDNGPIVSEDEIESKDSEMEGKDTLESSFNSEIAVKPKKVNFLEESVRGDDNDKGDTSVRTKGPRKPVTTFKGLLLDVSPAEELSFGSGEMEKKSLIILSNVTKNQVAFKVRTTAPEKYRVKPSSSWCEPGATVDIVVSLHGGQVSPQDRFLIMAAEMDSVVSQELTQFWKEVPKTKIMEHRLRCHVLESVKPTLSPLRDSPVDTGSSRQQEVNTLLLQMMTCNSRLEQKLNTCLWVQKVLIGLVLVLVVLNLLCLYLLGTS, encoded by the exons ATGGCTGAACTGGACCAGCACGAAGGGGAGCAG GACCTCGAAAAGAAGATTGAGGAGACGAGACAGAGATTCAAGAATGAGTTCCTCCAAG ATTCAACGGAAAAATATGACTCCAGAGATGTGGAAAGGCTTCAAAAAGATGATGCTCTGGTGGAGGGCTACCTGACATGGAGACTTCATGTTGTTGATGAAGCCTTGAAAATGATTGATGAAAGTTTTCAGTGGAGAAAAGAATTTGGTGTGAACG ACCTAAGTGAGAACAGCATTCCCAAATGGATGTTTGAGACTGGTGCTGTTTACCTTCACGGCTATGACAAAGAGGGCAACAAGCTCT tCTGGTTCAAAGTAAAGCTCCACATCAAGGATGCAAAAACAATCCTGGACAAGAAGAAGTATGTGGCATTCTGGCTAGAGCGGTATGCAAAGAAAGAACCTGGGATGCCACTGACTGTTGTGTTTGACATGTCAGAGTCTGGCCTCAGCAATATA GACATGGACTTTGTGAACTACGTTATTAATTGCTTCAAAGTATATTATCCAAAGTTTTTAT CCAAAATGATCATTGTGGATATGCCTTGGATCATGAATG CTGCTTGGAGGATTGTCAAGTCCTGGTTGGGCCCTGAGGCAATCAGCAAACTAAAATTTGCATCCAAAGCAGAAGTACAGACATTCATAGACCCGGAGTACCTCCCACCTTACCTGGGTGGAACA GACCCTTTCAAGTACAGCTACCCACCTCTTCCTGATGACGACTTCCAAACGCCCATCTGCGACAATGGACCAATTGTAAGCGAGGATGAGATAGAGAGCAAAGACAGTGAAATGGAGGGCAAAGATACCCTTGAGTCCAGCTTCAACTCAGAGATTGCTGTAAAGCCCAAAAAG GTGAATTTCCTGGAAGAGAGTGTGAGGGGTGACGATAATGATAAAGGAGACACAAGTGTAAGAACCAAAGGACCCAGGAAGCCAGTGACCACCTTCAAAGGCCTTCTACTGGATGTCAG CCCTGCAGAGGAGCTCAGCTTTGGTTCtggagaaatggagaaaaaaagtcTCATCATCCTGAGCAATGTGACCAAAAATCAAGTGGCCTTCAAG GTACGGACCACAGCACCTGAGAAGTACAGAGTGAAGCCCAGTAGCAGCTGGTGTGAACCAGGAGCTACAGTAGACATAGTGGTGTCCTTACATGGAG GTCAGGTTTCTCCACAGGACAGATTTTTGATTATGGCTGCGGAGATGGACAGTGTTGTATCTCAAGAACTTACGCAGTTCTGGAAGGAAGTACCAAAAACCAAGATCATGGAGCACAG ATTGCGCTGTCATGTTCTGGAGAGCGTTAAACCAACATTGAGCCCTCTCAGGGACAGCCCTGTGGACACAGggagcagcaggcagcaggaaGTCAACACACTG CTCTTGCAAATGATGACTTGCAACTCACGGCTGGAACAGAAGCTGAATACGTGTCTGTGGGTGCAGAAAGTTCTTATTGGGTTGGTGCTGGTCCTCGTGGTGCTGAACCTACTATGTCTGTACCTGCTGGGTACCTCCTAG